The Planktothrix agardhii NIES-204 genomic interval TAGCATTTTGATCCCCGCTCCGAATTGCGTCTACTACTTCATAGGCTTCTTCAATAATATAGGGTACTAAAGTTTCTGGTGTTTGTTCCAAATCCCAAGGACATCCCCCCTCTGGCGATCGCAATTTGGCAACAACATCAATTAAGTTTTGTAGAGCGATTAATGTAGGATTCAGGGTAATATTTTCGGTGTTACTCATTTTAAATCCTTGAATTTTATGATCAAAAAAGGTTTATTTTTTAGGACGACGGGGAGATTTTTTAGCATTTGTGGGATTAGATTTTTGACGTTTGGGTTTAATTGGGGGAAGCTCCAATTGGGGAAATTCAGACACTTGACGCTTGGTTTTTTGGGGTTTGGGTGTTTCCCTGATCTCTGTTTGAGTTTTCCCTGTTTTTAGCCATTTTCTAAATTCTTTATATAAAGAGTTAGACCAGTCACTAAAAGAATGACTCATGGCTCCCATTTCTAATCCTAAATAAATGGCGATACATTCTCTGGGATAATTGGAGAGCGATCGCAAACTATTCTGCAATATTTCTAAAGGTTCCCTATTTAGTAATCCTAAATATTGTGCCACCATTAACCCCAAAAATCCCAAAATTCCCAGACCTCCTCCTAAATAAAGAATCCTCAACGCCGTCCCAATAAAGGGCCCATGGGATAAAAAGGAGCGATGGCGCAAACTGTTTTGGTAGGGCGCCCAGAAACACCGCAACATCCCCCACCGTTGAAACTGTCGGGAGTTGATATCTAAATCGGGGCCAAACATGAGGCCACTAAACAGGAAACTCCCCGTCACCAGAAAGGTGAGGTGACTGCTGCGGGTTTGGCTCCATGTTAAGCCCGCAATAAACGGTAAGCTCCAAAGGGTTATCTGGTCGTGGGTTTGACCTGATGGCATGGGGTGAAATGATCAATCATGAAAAATAGGGTTGTGATTCTAAAAGTTTATGCTATAATAGCTAAATGTGTTAATCGGGCGGTTAACTCAGCGGTAGAGTGCTTCCCTTACAAGGAAGAGGCCACAAGTTCGAATCTTGTACCGCCCATGATTTTAAATCTTAATAGAATTCATCAACTCGAATAATAGCAGGGTAATTATGTCCAAATTACGTTATTTTCCCTTATTATTTTTAGGATTATTAATCTGTTGTCAACAAAATAGCGACCGCACCCCAACAAATTCCTCCATTTCCGTTGCGACCGCAACCCAAAATAATATTACCATAAAACCATTATCCCCCCAACCAATTCGGATTAATTTAGAAGACTTACCGCCACCTTTCCATAGTGAGAGTGCATCTAAACCTCCCCAAGTTATTCCCATTCCTAATAACCCCGTTTTAAATGTTCCCCCCGGATTTAAAGTTAATATCTTTGCCGAAAATTTAGATAATCCTCGCTGGTTAGCCTTAACTCCCGATGGTGATGTATTAGTAACAGAAACCAAACAAAACCGGATTCGGTTATTAAAAGATACCAACAAAGATGGGGTAGCTGATCAAATTACAACCTTTGCAGACAGCAAAAATGGCTTAAATATTCCCTTTGGAATGGCATTTTCACCCGGTTATTTTTTCTTGGGAAATACAGACGAAGTTAGACGTTATTCCTATAATAATCAACAGCAACTCACGGGAACAGGCGAAAAAATAGCGGAGTTACCTGGAGGCGGATATAACCAACATTGGACACGCAATGTTATTGTTTCTCCTAACAATCAAAAACTCTATGTTTCCATTGGTTCAAAAACAAATGTCAGTGAAGAAAACCCTCCTCGTGCATCGGTTCAAGTGATGAATTTAGACGGGTCTAATCAACAAACCTTTGCTTATGGATTAAGAAATCCTGTGGGGTTAGACTTTCATCCAGAAACCAAAGAACTTTATACAACTGTTAATGAACGGGATGGGTTAGGAGATGATTTAGTTCCTGATTATTTTACCCGTATTCGTTCAGGAGAATTCTATGGCTGGCCCTATAGTTATTTTACACCTAATAATTTAGATCCGCGTCATGTTCAAAATGGTCAAAGTGTCCGCCGGGATTTAGTTAAAAAAACCTTAAAACCCGATGTTTTATTTCAAGCCCATTCGGCGGCTTTAGGATTACAATTTTATGATGGTAATACCTTCCCAGAACCCTATAAAAAAGGCGCATTTGTAGCGTTTAGAGGTAGTTGGAATCGCAATTCTGGTACGGGATATAAATTAGTTTTTATTCCTTTTAATCAAGGTCGTCCCCAGGGATATTACGAGGAATTTTTAACTGGATTTTTAGTTAATCCTGCTATTCCTGAAACTTGGGGTCGTCCGGTGGGTTTATTAGTATTACCCGATGGCAGTTTAATTTTTACTGAAGAAAGTAACGGCTGGATTTATCGGGTTCAATATTCTCCATAGATTGGGTTGAGAATAATATGAAATCTGATTATAAATGCTACAGATGATCCCCCCTGTTCCCTCCCCACCTAGCTCCCGGGGGCTGTTCCGGTGTTCCCTGCTATATACGTCTTTTTAATCCAGCTTCTAAATTTTTTCATTGTGGCGTTTCGTCCCAATATTTTAATTTTTTGTAAATATTGGGGAATAATATCGGTTAAGGGTAAATTAGGGAAGGTGGGACTGTATTGTGTTTCTTGATAGTTACCATCTTGCAAAATATAGATTTTTAATATGCCGTTTTCAAATCTCCAAAGTTCAGGAACCCCTAATGTGGCATAAATATTAAGATGGGTGCGGGAAGTAATATCAATTTCTAAAGCCAAATCTGGAGGGGGATCAATTGTTAAATCTAATCGGTTTTTATTTCTAATTAAAGCTTCATTTTGAATAAAAAAACAGTTATCTGGTTCTATTCCTTGTCGCATAAGTTGATTTTTGAATGTAGTTGAACCCAAAGGGAAAAATTCTATATCGAGTTCTTCTAGTAAAGCTTTGATCAAATCACTAACAAGTTCTTTGCTAAATTCATGTTCAGGTAAGGGAGTCATAATTTCTAAGGTTTCATTTGCATAAGCAATTCGGGATGAACGATGTTCACCTAATTCATCTAATAGGGTTTCAAATTCTTGCCAAGTAATCTGATTAAATATCACGGTTTGTCCAGGGGGAACGGTGATTTGTTTCAGTTCTAACAACATCGTTAAACCTTCGGTAACAATCAGGAGCCTAGTTAAATTGTAGAAGCAATTCCCCCGTTCCTCCCGAACCCACTTAACTATCCGCGATGGGTAATTCCCTAAATGCCCCTTTTGTGGCAATCTATTAATCAATAGGAGAAAAAATTCCGATCGCTATATTGACAAAAATCAATTATTAACTATGCAAACTTTACCTATTTCCACCCAAACCCCGGCTAGTCAAACATCGGTGGATACGATGATTCACCGCCGTCAAACCCGTCCTGTCCAGGTAGGGACGGTTACTATTGGGGGCGGTCATCCCGTGGTTGTCCAATCAATGATTAATGAGGATACGATGGACATTGAGGGGGCGACGGCGGCGGTGCGTCGTCTGCATGAAATTGGCTGTGAAATTGTGCGGGTGACGGTTCCCAGTGTGGGTCATGCCACCGCCGTAGGGAAAATTAAACAGAAATTAGCCCAAACCTATCAACCTGTGCCCCTGGTGGCGGACGTTCATCATAATGGCATGAAAATTGCTTTGGAAGTGGCAAAATATGTGGACAAAGTAAGAATTAATCCGGGGTTATATGTATTTGAAAAACCGAAAAGCGATCGCACGGAATATACCCCAACTGAATTCAATGAAATTGGTGATAAAATTAGACAAACTTTAGAACCTTTAGTTGTTTCTTTGCGCGATCAAGGTAAGGCGATGCGGATTGGGGTAAATCATGGTTCCTTAGCCGAAAGAATGTTATTTACCTATGGTGATACCCCTGAAGGCATGGTGGAATCGGCGTTAGAATTTATTAAAATTTGTGAATCTTTGGATTTTCAAAATATTGTTATTTCCCTGAAAGCTTCCCGGGTTCCGGTGATGGTGGCGGCTAACCGTTTAATGGTGAAACGGATGGATGAATTAGGCATGGATTATCCCTTACATTTAGGGGTGACAGAAGCCGGAGATGGAGAATATGGCCGAATTAAATCAACGGCGGGAATTGGCACTTTATTAGCAGCAGGAATTGGTGATACAATTCGGGTTTCTTTAACTGAAGCTCCTGAAAAAGAAATCCCGGTTTGTTATAGTATTCTGCAAGCTTTAGGACTGCGGAAAACCATGGTTGAATATGTGGCTTGTCCTTCCTGCGGTCGAACTTTATTTAATTTAGAAGAAGTCTTACATCAAGTTCGTGAAGCCACAAAACATTTAACGGGTTTAGATATTGCGGTGATGGGATGTATTGTGAATGGGCCGGGCGAAATGGCCGACGCCGACTATGGTTATGTCGGTAAACAACCGGGTTTTATTTCCCTATATCGGGGT includes:
- a CDS encoding NHL repeat containing protein, whose protein sequence is MSKLRYFPLLFLGLLICCQQNSDRTPTNSSISVATATQNNITIKPLSPQPIRINLEDLPPPFHSESASKPPQVIPIPNNPVLNVPPGFKVNIFAENLDNPRWLALTPDGDVLVTETKQNRIRLLKDTNKDGVADQITTFADSKNGLNIPFGMAFSPGYFFLGNTDEVRRYSYNNQQQLTGTGEKIAELPGGGYNQHWTRNVIVSPNNQKLYVSIGSKTNVSEENPPRASVQVMNLDGSNQQTFAYGLRNPVGLDFHPETKELYTTVNERDGLGDDLVPDYFTRIRSGEFYGWPYSYFTPNNLDPRHVQNGQSVRRDLVKKTLKPDVLFQAHSAALGLQFYDGNTFPEPYKKGAFVAFRGSWNRNSGTGYKLVFIPFNQGRPQGYYEEFLTGFLVNPAIPETWGRPVGLLVLPDGSLIFTEESNGWIYRVQYSP
- the ispG gene encoding 4-hydroxy-3-methylbut-2-en-1-yl diphosphate synthase is translated as MQTLPISTQTPASQTSVDTMIHRRQTRPVQVGTVTIGGGHPVVVQSMINEDTMDIEGATAAVRRLHEIGCEIVRVTVPSVGHATAVGKIKQKLAQTYQPVPLVADVHHNGMKIALEVAKYVDKVRINPGLYVFEKPKSDRTEYTPTEFNEIGDKIRQTLEPLVVSLRDQGKAMRIGVNHGSLAERMLFTYGDTPEGMVESALEFIKICESLDFQNIVISLKASRVPVMVAANRLMVKRMDELGMDYPLHLGVTEAGDGEYGRIKSTAGIGTLLAAGIGDTIRVSLTEAPEKEIPVCYSILQALGLRKTMVEYVACPSCGRTLFNLEEVLHQVREATKHLTGLDIAVMGCIVNGPGEMADADYGYVGKQPGFISLYRGREEIKKVPETQGVEELISLIKADGRWVDP